A stretch of the Maridesulfovibrio zosterae DSM 11974 genome encodes the following:
- a CDS encoding PHP domain-containing protein, whose protein sequence is MNTTASCPQAVKISPEITDEDRARFHEVISTELADWQVEQITTPSKIYPRQEKLLALHWHPEFVPLSLITQRVNAMFPNVSDKMMIPTQHNVLMSYGDYTGVEVDCYASGFNQKVQLLLHFENERVEEAHVLKSMLAHTFKYRSSQLFEYMDTITKPIEDRIDKASRETGADEDLVEMVRVYVTKLQTILDEEWSNVPRESIKNKLIKNYFDAMRPKYGDNLINRIQAYLKGVKKLVKANFSLKFFYRATEVIEEARSLGGCVVIPHPEEFWPILLAKYDVDGIEVWNPQSQRYTEFLISVVNEQNASRPSGSRDLLIFMGDDCHMSEKTKSLETQDAVKAAREIGLQPAWDNLNIRKKLIIAGIDRQSVITEYRSRLAR, encoded by the coding sequence ATGAATACGACCGCCAGCTGCCCACAGGCAGTAAAAATTTCCCCTGAAATAACTGATGAGGACCGTGCAAGATTCCATGAAGTCATATCTACAGAGCTGGCTGACTGGCAAGTTGAGCAAATTACAACTCCTTCAAAAATATATCCCCGCCAGGAAAAACTCCTTGCCCTGCACTGGCACCCGGAGTTTGTTCCTCTTAGTCTGATTACACAAAGGGTAAATGCCATGTTCCCGAATGTATCGGACAAAATGATGATCCCAACTCAGCATAACGTCCTAATGAGCTATGGAGATTATACTGGCGTTGAAGTTGACTGTTATGCCAGCGGGTTCAACCAGAAAGTCCAATTGCTGCTGCATTTTGAAAATGAAAGAGTTGAAGAGGCACATGTATTGAAGTCAATGCTGGCACACACTTTTAAATATCGGTCATCCCAGCTTTTCGAATATATGGACACTATTACCAAGCCCATAGAAGACCGCATAGATAAAGCTTCCCGCGAAACAGGAGCTGATGAAGATCTGGTAGAAATGGTCAGAGTTTACGTGACCAAACTACAGACAATACTTGATGAGGAATGGTCCAATGTTCCTCGTGAATCTATTAAAAATAAACTGATAAAAAACTACTTTGACGCCATGCGTCCAAAATATGGCGACAACTTGATCAATCGTATTCAAGCCTACCTTAAGGGTGTTAAAAAACTGGTCAAAGCTAATTTCTCCTTAAAGTTCTTTTACAGAGCAACTGAAGTAATCGAAGAAGCCCGCTCTCTGGGTGGATGCGTTGTTATACCGCACCCTGAAGAATTCTGGCCCATCCTGCTGGCAAAATACGATGTTGACGGTATTGAAGTGTGGAATCCACAATCCCAGCGCTACACTGAATTCCTTATCTCAGTGGTAAATGAACAGAACGCAAGCCGCCCATCAGGAAGCAGAGATCTGCTCATTTTTATGGGCGACGACTGCCATATGAGTGAAAAGACAAAATCTCTAGAGACTCAGGATGCAGTCAAAGCTGCCCGCGAGATAGGCCTCCAGCCGGCATGGGATAATCTTAATATAAGAAAGAAACTTATAATTGCAGGGATAGACAGACAATCTGTGATCACTGAATACAGATCCAGATTAGCAAGATAA
- a CDS encoding amphi-Trp domain-containing protein yields the protein MSIDQKFVFESLQDSETIRQFLKSLVDGFDTGKISLSTNGDEIELTPKGLLNFSVKAKKKETDNKISIKISWKESKANASPVAKTINVNS from the coding sequence ATGTCAATTGATCAAAAATTTGTATTTGAATCCCTGCAGGATTCAGAAACTATCCGTCAGTTTCTAAAATCTCTAGTAGATGGATTTGATACAGGAAAAATCAGTCTTTCAACAAATGGTGATGAAATTGAACTGACTCCTAAAGGACTTCTTAATTTTTCTGTAAAAGCAAAGAAAAAAGAAACAGACAATAAGATTTCCATCAAGATTTCTTGGAAAGAGTCTAAGGCAAATGCCAGTCCTGTTGCAAAAACAATTAACGTTAATTCATAA
- a CDS encoding PhoU domain-containing protein, translated as MFTFEGLDENFKFLIIEVLTQIKATRAFVNSPSRSLFRKITSRDDYIDNLKTVIENKCYSRINSSKDLDKSMLNRIRAIQVSAVNLERIGDFCVNIVNQMAYLEDKAFILRFECTEAFDIIESTTEIVEEAFIREDMPLALKICKSEFRLDSLYKDNFNHVLAEMGSGKNIPNLVTILFIFRYLERIGDSLLNVGEAIIFAILGERIKIEQFESLQQTLSVSGYDGSFSDIDFQGIWGSRSGCRIGHIKAKENEGDEGTPVAQGSIYKEGSLDKIKQEQNNLKIWNDKFPGMVPEVFGFHETPEENKGSMLVEFLPGCTLDTMILTSDDTDLENALFTLEQTLRHIWITTKKDNPLQTTFMEQLRSRQNGVLQVHPEFNRNTRQLGNTEICSSETLINECISIEESIPAPFSVFIHGDFNCNNVVYTNADERIRFIDLYRSRDFDYIQDVSVFLVSGFRMPVFDRPIRNKINSVISRFYCFAEEFAQEQNDNTWQARLALALARSFYTSTRFEFNYAFSKEMFNRSMFLLEKVSRFNGKWKDFILPEDILHY; from the coding sequence ATGTTCACATTCGAAGGCCTTGACGAAAATTTTAAATTCCTCATTATTGAGGTTCTCACTCAGATTAAAGCGACCAGAGCATTTGTAAATTCTCCATCTCGCTCCCTTTTTCGCAAAATAACCTCTCGCGACGATTACATCGACAATTTAAAAACTGTCATTGAAAATAAATGCTATTCCAGAATAAACAGCTCCAAAGATCTGGATAAAAGCATGCTCAATAGAATCAGAGCTATTCAGGTTTCAGCGGTTAACCTCGAACGTATCGGTGATTTTTGCGTAAATATTGTCAACCAGATGGCTTACCTTGAAGACAAAGCATTTATTTTACGTTTTGAGTGCACTGAGGCATTTGACATAATTGAATCCACAACAGAGATTGTTGAAGAAGCCTTCATTCGTGAAGATATGCCTCTGGCTCTCAAAATCTGTAAGTCGGAGTTCAGACTCGATTCATTATACAAAGACAACTTCAACCACGTTCTGGCAGAAATGGGAAGTGGCAAGAATATACCAAACCTTGTCACGATCCTATTTATTTTCCGCTACCTTGAACGAATTGGCGATTCTCTCCTCAACGTAGGTGAAGCTATTATCTTTGCGATTCTTGGAGAACGCATCAAAATTGAACAGTTTGAGTCATTACAGCAAACACTGAGTGTGTCCGGTTATGACGGTTCATTTTCAGATATTGATTTTCAAGGGATATGGGGATCACGTTCAGGTTGCCGTATAGGCCACATTAAGGCCAAAGAAAATGAAGGGGATGAAGGCACCCCTGTAGCTCAGGGTAGTATATATAAAGAAGGAAGCCTTGATAAGATTAAGCAGGAGCAAAATAATCTTAAAATCTGGAATGATAAATTTCCGGGAATGGTACCTGAAGTTTTCGGATTTCATGAAACCCCTGAAGAAAACAAGGGGTCAATGCTGGTGGAATTCCTGCCTGGATGTACTCTGGATACAATGATCCTTACCTCAGATGACACCGATCTTGAAAATGCTCTGTTCACTCTTGAGCAGACTTTACGTCATATCTGGATAACGACCAAAAAAGACAATCCCTTACAGACAACTTTTATGGAGCAGCTTCGATCCCGTCAGAACGGAGTGTTGCAAGTTCATCCTGAATTCAACCGCAACACCAGACAACTTGGAAACACTGAAATATGCTCCTCTGAAACTTTGATAAATGAATGTATATCAATTGAAGAGTCTATCCCCGCCCCTTTCAGTGTTTTTATCCATGGTGATTTCAACTGTAACAACGTTGTATATACCAATGCGGACGAACGAATCAGATTTATTGACCTCTATCGTTCGCGCGATTTCGACTACATTCAAGATGTGTCTGTTTTTCTGGTCTCAGGCTTTCGCATGCCTGTATTTGACCGACCAATTAGAAATAAGATCAATTCCGTAATCTCACGGTTCTATTGTTTTGCTGAAGAGTTTGCACAAGAACAAAATGATAACACATGGCAGGCTCGCCTTGCATTGGCACTGGCCCGCTCTTTTTATACATCCACTCGCTTTGAATTCAATTACGCTTTTTCAAAAGAAATGTTCAATCGCTCAATGTTTCTGCTTGAAAAAGTCAGCCGTTTCAACGGTAAATGGAAGGATTTTATTCTGCCTGAAGACATTCTCCACTATTAA
- a CDS encoding GAK system ATP-grasp enzyme, translating to MKIGVIGLKEAWSSEQLAEAVARKTGQKKMIFEMQDVRLDLPSGKAIVEGHDLSTFDALIIKKIGRQYSPDLLDRLEMLRMLEGRGVKIFSSPYSILRVLDRLTCTISLQLGNIPMPPTTITEDVDHALAAVEEYGEAVFKPLYSTKARGMFVLKPGPTARGTVEEYHKLYSTMYIQKTIDLNNSDLGIVFLGGEYLTTYARCKTTDSWNTTTVNGGKYAPIDPPQEIIDLAQKAQAIFNLDFTCVDVAITKDGPFIFEVSAFGGFRGLLEARGIDAASRYVDYVAKKVGA from the coding sequence ATGAAAATAGGTGTAATAGGACTCAAAGAGGCTTGGTCGTCGGAGCAGCTTGCTGAAGCTGTTGCCAGAAAAACTGGTCAGAAAAAAATGATTTTCGAAATGCAGGATGTAAGACTTGACCTGCCATCAGGTAAAGCAATTGTTGAGGGACACGATCTTTCAACTTTTGACGCACTCATCATTAAGAAAATTGGCAGGCAATATTCCCCGGACCTGCTGGACCGTCTTGAAATGCTGCGAATGCTTGAAGGGCGTGGAGTTAAAATCTTCTCATCGCCCTACTCCATACTCAGAGTTCTGGACAGACTGACCTGCACCATTTCCCTGCAGCTAGGAAATATCCCTATGCCGCCCACCACAATAACGGAAGATGTTGATCATGCTTTAGCCGCAGTAGAAGAATACGGTGAAGCAGTCTTCAAGCCTTTATACAGTACAAAGGCACGCGGAATGTTTGTCCTTAAACCAGGCCCAACGGCACGGGGAACAGTAGAAGAGTATCACAAGCTATACTCAACAATGTATATTCAGAAAACCATTGATCTCAATAATAGTGATCTGGGAATTGTTTTTCTCGGCGGTGAGTATCTGACGACGTATGCGCGCTGCAAGACAACAGATTCGTGGAATACAACCACAGTAAATGGCGGGAAATATGCCCCCATTGATCCTCCCCAGGAAATAATTGATCTCGCACAAAAAGCTCAGGCTATTTTCAATCTTGATTTTACCTGTGTCGACGTTGCTATAACAAAAGATGGCCCCTTTATATTTGAAGTATCAGCTTTCGGCGGATTCAGAGGTCTGCTTGAAGCCAGAGGTATCGACGCCGCATCCCGATACGTAGACTACGTAGCTAAAAAGGTTGGAGCATAA
- a CDS encoding HprK-related kinase B, which translates to MNQSKITRAEVVRKYRNTLPAIYSIFIDFGGCIVETKVNNQELLSDLKNYFKEFIVNADKGDILITAHECPALDLGLKYNVKQPDPGKTKIKEEFADLSDGRIVYKRLTGMIFAFGEDENIALGPCIKNSNQVINFINNRFIEYKLNQGNFLGHASAVIDSGRAIAIAGFSGMGKSTLALHLMSRGTTFISNDRVMIEENEDNITVYGVAKQPRINPGTALNNPDLSCIIAPEDKAKFMDLPKAELWELEHKYDALIDECYGKNKFILRAPMNGLVILNWQRDKKQTTIEIVDPHERKDLLPAFMKGTGLFYRPDSEDKEVDPDIDSYAEILSKTTLIEISGGVDFDKAADACLKFMQTGSL; encoded by the coding sequence ATGAACCAGAGTAAGATTACACGAGCAGAAGTTGTAAGAAAATACCGCAACACACTTCCAGCTATCTACTCAATTTTTATTGATTTCGGAGGTTGTATTGTTGAAACAAAAGTTAACAATCAGGAATTGCTTTCCGACCTTAAAAATTATTTCAAAGAATTTATTGTAAATGCTGACAAAGGAGACATCCTGATAACGGCACACGAGTGTCCTGCTTTGGACCTCGGCCTTAAATATAATGTAAAGCAGCCAGATCCAGGTAAGACCAAAATTAAAGAAGAATTTGCCGACCTTTCAGACGGTCGCATTGTTTATAAACGTTTGACAGGAATGATCTTCGCATTCGGTGAAGATGAAAATATTGCCCTTGGACCATGCATTAAAAACTCTAATCAGGTTATCAACTTTATTAATAACCGCTTCATTGAGTATAAACTTAACCAAGGCAATTTCCTTGGACATGCTTCTGCCGTTATTGACAGTGGACGGGCAATAGCCATTGCAGGATTCTCAGGAATGGGAAAATCTACACTTGCCCTCCACCTAATGAGCCGCGGAACAACTTTTATAAGTAATGATCGTGTAATGATTGAAGAAAATGAGGATAATATAACTGTATACGGAGTTGCTAAACAGCCACGCATAAACCCCGGAACTGCCCTCAACAACCCGGATCTTTCTTGTATCATTGCTCCTGAAGACAAAGCAAAATTTATGGATCTCCCTAAAGCTGAACTCTGGGAACTCGAACACAAGTACGATGCACTGATTGACGAATGCTATGGTAAAAACAAATTCATTCTGCGCGCACCGATGAACGGATTGGTAATTCTCAACTGGCAGAGGGATAAGAAGCAAACAACTATAGAAATTGTTGATCCGCACGAACGCAAGGACCTGCTGCCTGCCTTCATGAAAGGCACAGGACTTTTCTACCGTCCTGATTCAGAAGACAAAGAAGTTGATCCTGATATTGACTCCTATGCAGAAATTCTGTCAAAGACTACTCTGATTGAGATCAGCGGAGGTGTTGATTTCGATAAAGCAGCCGATGCCTGCCTCAAATTTATGCAGACAGGTTCTCTTTAG